The Thermodesulfobacterium sp. TA1 sequence CTTCAACGTCTATAGTAGCCCCTGGCTTTAACCGAGAAAGGTCTACCTTAGAAAGCTTCCCATAATCCTCAAGTCTTGAAATATCAAAATAAACACTTCCATACTTTACATAGGCTTTATCTTTCTCAATAGCTTTTAAAGCTACATCTGCCATTTCCTTTAGATGTTGACTTACTTTTGGATAAAAGTCTGCCTCCTTAAGGTTTAAAAACTTGACATCTTGATAAAACTGTTCTTCTATAGTCTTAGTAATTTCATAAAGGTTTTTTTTCTCTTCTAAAGCTTTTTTTATCGTTTTATCGTCAAAATCCGTAAGGTTTACCACATGTTTTACTTTATAGCCTTTAAGGGTTAAATATTCTTTAAGTATGTCAGCGGTAATAAGCCTTCTATAGAGCCCTACATGAGGACGAAGGTTTAAGGTAGGACCACAAGTGTATATCTTAACCTCCCGAGGTACTAAAGGAGTAAAGACCTCTCTTTTTTCAGAAAGGGTGTTGAAAACGATAAGGTCTGCTTTAGCTTCTATCGTTTGGTCTTTTGGCTCAAAAGTCCAAAGAGGGGTAGAAAGATAGCGCTCGCCCCCATCAGGAAAGATAACCACTATCAACCCTTGGTCTAAAGATTCAGCTACTTTTAAAGCCCCTGCTAAAGCTGCCCCTGAGCTTATTCCTACAAAAATTCCCTCTTCTCTAGCTAGCCATCTTGCCCAAAAAAACGCCTCTTCGTCCTCTATGTTTATTACCTTTTCAAGAAGTTTTTTATTATAAATACCAGGGGGATAAGACTCCTTCATGTTTTTTAAACCTTGTATCTTATGGTGAGGATATGGCTCAACCCCTATTACTTTAAACGGGAGATTATGGTCTTTAGCAAACCTGGCTATTCCCATAGCTGTGCCTGTGGTTCCAAGACCACAGACTACATGTGTGACTTTACCCTCGGTGTCTCTCCAAATTTCCGGACCTGTAGTATAGTAGTGACTTTTCCAGTTGGCCTCGTTGTTAAACTGGTCAGGGCAAAAATACTTTTCAGGCTCATTTCTTAGTAGTTCGTATACCGCTTCTATCGCTCCGTCAGTTCCCTTTTCTGCTGGAGTAAGAAGGATTTCTGCCCCAAAGGCCTGCATAATCTTTCTTCTTTCAATCGAAGCTGACTCTGACATAGCAATCATACATTTATAACCTTTAACCGCACATACTAAAGAAAGTCCTATACCTGTGTTTCCACTCGAAGCCTCGATGACGATTTTTTCTTTAGTAAGAAGGCCTTTTTTTTCTGCGTCTTCTATCATAAAAAGCGCTGGTCTATCTTTAATAGACCCCCCAGGGTTCTGACTTTCAATCTTTCCCCAAATTTCTACCGAAGACTTGACTTTTAACTTAGATAGTTTAATTATTGAGGTATTACCTATTTTTTGCAAAACATTATGAAACCGCATTTCCTTTTTCCTCCAATTTTAATGGTTTTATTTTACCTCGTCTTATCAACTTTCCAAGCTACAGCCTCTCCTTTACAGTTTATTCCTATGGTTCCCCAAAAATACGTTTACCTTGAGGATCAAGTTTATACCATAAAAGAAGGCGACACCCTGGTTGACTTAGCCGTTAAGTTTGAGGTTGGTTATCAACATTTAGTCCTTGCCAACCCAGGGGTTGACCCTTGGATACCTAAAGAAAACCAAACCATCATCATCCCATATCAGGTGTTGGTTCCTCAGGAGTTTATGTTTAAATCTCAATCTCCTTATATACTGGTAAACCTTCCTGAAATGCGTCTCTATTTCTTTAACTATCCTTTTCTGTTTATAGCCCCTATAGGAATCGGAGACCAAGGAAAACTTCCCCCTATAGACACCTATTTTATTTATAATAAAAAAGAAAACCCCTATTGGTATCCTCCCCCCTCTATCAAAGCAGAAGACCCTACGCTTCCAGATGTGGTACCCCCTGGACCTGATAATCCTATGGGAAGCCATGCACTTTATCTTTCAAAAGGACTTTATGCCATCCATGGAACCAATAAAATCTACAGCATCGGTAGAAGGTCTACCCATGGATGCATCAGAATGTATCCTCAACATATAAAACTTCTTTTCGAAAACGTGCCTATAGGCACCAAGGTCTTCATTATCTACGAGCCTTATAAACTATCTATCGAAAAAAACAAAATCTATCTTCAGGCCTTCCCTGACATAGAAAACCAGATAAAAAATCCTTTGGTTTATGTCTTAAAAAAACTAGACCAACTTTTAGAAGATAAAGACTATAAAATAGACCTGATAAAACTTGAAAAAATATTTGAACAACCAGACGGACTGGTCCACCAAATAGGAGAGGTTAAATCCTTTAACTAAAGAAACTAAAACCTCTTCCTTTTAGACAATAGCAAAAAAGTTAATGCCCTCTCTTCTACCTCTTCTAACAAACCTGAAGCATAAAGACTTTTTAAAGCTTCTATGTGTAATCTATGATGAGAAGACGTCGCCTCTACTTCAGCCATTAAAGAATTTCCTAAAGCAAACAAATCCCCTACTAAGTCAAGCACCTTATGTCTTACAAACTCGTCTTCACTTCTAAGTCCCTCTGGGTTTAAGACCTTTTCCTGGTCAAGGATAATCGCACTAGACAGGTCTCCACCTTTTAAAATACCCTTTTTTATCCTTTCTAAAAGTATGTCTTTAAAACCAAAGGTCCTCGCAAAACAGACCTCTTTTAAATAGTTTCTTGGGTTAATTTCTAACTCCATTTCTTGATATCCTATTACCGGATGGTCAAAAGAGATAGAAGCCTTGATTTTTAAAGTGTTTGCTGGTTTAAACACCAAGGCCCCATGGCCGTTTTTGTAATAAAAAGGCTTTTTAAGCCTAAACTTTTTTCTGGGATAAAACAAATATTGATAACCCTTTTCTTGAATTTTTCTTACCCAAGGATATGCCGACCCGTCTAAAAGTGGAACCTCCTCTCCATATACCTTGACGATGGCGTTGTCTATCTGTAACCCATGTAAAGCCGATAACAGATGCTCTACCAAATAAATAAAATGAGTGCCGTCAGTAAGGGCAGTAGCTCCGTCAAGCCCAACCACATTTTCTATCTTTAACGGAATTTCTGGTTTATGAGCTAAATCTTCTCTTATAAACACTATCCCTGTATCTATCCCTGCAGGTTCTATCTCTACCCTTATCGTTTTTCCTGTAAAAATACCTTGTCCCTCTAAACTTATCTTTTCTGATAAAGTCTTTTGATATTCCATTTAAAGCACTCCTTTCCCTTAAGCTAATCAGTCTAAGTTAGTCTACGTTTTATTATTTTCAAAAAATATGCCTGAAAAAAACAAGAAAATTATTAGGCTTTAGAGGGGGTAAACTTAAGGATGATGAATAAAAAATTTAACACCTGTGTAAAAAACTACACACCTTGAGTAAAATCCCAAACCTTTTCTTCGATAACCGCTAATAAGGTTATCCCTTGTAGCTTTTTTCCAAGAAACGGGGTATTTTTACTTTTAGACTGAATAAGGGTTTCATCTAAAACATATGTTTTCTCAGGGTCAAAAAGGATAACTTCTGCTTTTTTCCCAGATTTAAAGCTCGGGGGATCGACGTTTATCACTTTAGCTGGATTACTTATCAGATATTCTGCCAGTTTTAAGGGAGTAAGCCAACCTTCTTTAACCAACCGCACACTTAAAGGAAGTAATGTCTGAAGGCCTATCATTCCCGGAGAGGCTAAATTAAACTCTACCTCTTTTTCTAACACGCTATGTGGGGCATGATCGCTAGCTATTACCTGGATCAAACCTTCTTTTAGAGCCTGTTTGATGGCTATTACATCTTGTTCAGTTCTTAAAGGTGGATTAACCTTTGCCAAGGTATTGTATTCTTCTACTTCTTTTTCGGTTAAAGTAAAATAATGGGGGCAAGTTTCAGCGGTAAAAGGCACGTTTTCTTCTTTAGCCCATCTTAGAAAAGGAAGTACTTCTTTACAAGATAGATGGGCCAAATGGATGGCTTTGCCGGTTTCCTTGGCTAAAAGCAGGTCTCTTACTACAGCAGAAACCTCAGCAGACCAAGGAATCCCTTTTAGTCCTAACTTAGCCGAAAAATAGCCTTCGTTTATCTGACCCCCTTGAGAAAGAAAAGGATCTTCACAATGAGAAATCACTGTAAGGTCAAACTGTTTGGCATAAAGCATCGCCCTTTTCATCACCTCTGAATTAGGGACCCATTTACCGTCATCGGACACAGCTACAGCTCCAGCCTGTTTAAGCCTTCCGAATTCAGCAATTTCTTCTCCTTTTTGAGCTTTGGTGATACAGGCAATAGGATAAACCTTTACATAGCCTTTTTCTTGAGCCCTTTTTAAGATATATTCAGTAATTTCTGGATTGTCGTTAGGAGGGTTGGTGTTTGGCATACAGGCAACCCTTAAAATCCCTCCATAAAGGGCTGCCTTTGTTCCTGTTTCTATATCTTCTTTCCATTCCTGACCCGGTTCTCTCAAATGAACATGAATATCAACCAACCCAGGCAAAACCCATTTACCTTCAGCCCAAAAAACCTTAGTATAAGGGTCTGAAGGTATTTCGTCTGCTATTCCTTTTATTTTCCCTTCCTCAATCAAAAGGTCTGCTACTTGATCTATTCCTTGAGAAGGATCTATGATCCTTCCCTTTTTAATGAGTAGCTTCATAGGGTTTTCCACCTGTCAAAAGTTTTAGCAAAATAGCCATCCTTATGGCTACGCCGTTTTCTACTTGGTCAAGGATAACTTGAAAAGGATATTTTTCTATTTCTGGAGACAACTCAACCCCCCAATTTATTGGACCTGGATGCATAAGAAGAGCACCAGGTTTTAACAGGTCTAAATTTTTAAAGGTTAAACCAAAAAAGGTTTGATATTCTACTAAGCTGGGAACAAGTGCCTTGCCATGGCGCTCTTTTTGCACCCTAAGGGCAATTACTACATCTGCCTCTTTTAAAGCCTCTTTTGGGTCATAACAAACTTTAAAACCATCCGAAGAAATTCTAAAGTAATCTTCCTCTAAAGGTGTAGGCAAAAGATGGGCAGGCCCAGAAACATAGACCTTTGCCCCCATCTTTTGAAAGGCTAAGATGTCTGACCTAGCTACTCGGCTGTGTTTTATGTCTCCTAAAATAGCCACTTTTAGCCCTAAAAAGGTGCCTAATTTTTCTTTTACTGTAAGAAGGTCAAGTAAAGCTTGAGTAGGATGTTCATGCGTTCCGTCTCCTGCATTTACTACCGAAATCTTTGAGTGTTTGGCGATAAAATGCGGAGCCCCTTCTATCGGATGTCTTATCACCAAAAGTTCAGCCCCTATAGCTTCTAAATTTTTCACCGTATCAAGCAGACTCTCCCCTTTTTCTATACTTGAACCTTTAGCAGAAAAAGTAAGAATATCGGCAGAAAGGGCTTTAGCTGCTCGGTCAAAAGAAAACCTAGTTCTGGTAGAAGGCTCATAAAAAAGCAAAACC is a genomic window containing:
- the cysS gene encoding cysteine--tRNA ligase; translation: MRFHNVLQKIGNTSIIKLSKLKVKSSVEIWGKIESQNPGGSIKDRPALFMIEDAEKKGLLTKEKIVIEASSGNTGIGLSLVCAVKGYKCMIAMSESASIERRKIMQAFGAEILLTPAEKGTDGAIEAVYELLRNEPEKYFCPDQFNNEANWKSHYYTTGPEIWRDTEGKVTHVVCGLGTTGTAMGIARFAKDHNLPFKVIGVEPYPHHKIQGLKNMKESYPPGIYNKKLLEKVINIEDEEAFFWARWLAREEGIFVGISSGAALAGALKVAESLDQGLIVVIFPDGGERYLSTPLWTFEPKDQTIEAKADLIVFNTLSEKREVFTPLVPREVKIYTCGPTLNLRPHVGLYRRLITADILKEYLTLKGYKVKHVVNLTDFDDKTIKKALEEKKNLYEITKTIEEQFYQDVKFLNLKEADFYPKVSQHLKEMADVALKAIEKDKAYVKYGSVYFDISRLEDYGKLSKVDLSRLKPGATIDVEEYDKEEPFDFALLKRVHILELKAGYFVDTSVGKVRPTWHIHCAALILKYLGEEIDFFTSGIDLLFPHHENTRAVLKALTGKETVKYWLHTGMVFYQGKKLSSENRVTIEDVIQKGFSGRDLRFYFLRTHYRNPFNFSWKGLEESAKILRKIDQHLCLLEASVRPEKEASHPWELLESFTNNWERALKEDLNTPVVISELISFLKKLYPYLKQGVSPEFREKVLENLKKLNGVLKVLRFPKKVEEEEVLKLACLRDEAKRSGNFTEADRIRNELLAKGFWVFDLPWGTEVIALEE
- a CDS encoding L,D-transpeptidase family protein; protein product: MKPHFLFPPILMVLFYLVLSTFQATASPLQFIPMVPQKYVYLEDQVYTIKEGDTLVDLAVKFEVGYQHLVLANPGVDPWIPKENQTIIIPYQVLVPQEFMFKSQSPYILVNLPEMRLYFFNYPFLFIAPIGIGDQGKLPPIDTYFIYNKKENPYWYPPPSIKAEDPTLPDVVPPGPDNPMGSHALYLSKGLYAIHGTNKIYSIGRRSTHGCIRMYPQHIKLLFENVPIGTKVFIIYEPYKLSIEKNKIYLQAFPDIENQIKNPLVYVLKKLDQLLEDKDYKIDLIKLEKIFEQPDGLVHQIGEVKSFN
- the lpxC gene encoding UDP-3-O-acyl-N-acetylglucosamine deacetylase — its product is MEYQKTLSEKISLEGQGIFTGKTIRVEIEPAGIDTGIVFIREDLAHKPEIPLKIENVVGLDGATALTDGTHFIYLVEHLLSALHGLQIDNAIVKVYGEEVPLLDGSAYPWVRKIQEKGYQYLFYPRKKFRLKKPFYYKNGHGALVFKPANTLKIKASISFDHPVIGYQEMELEINPRNYLKEVCFARTFGFKDILLERIKKGILKGGDLSSAIILDQEKVLNPEGLRSEDEFVRHKVLDLVGDLFALGNSLMAEVEATSSHHRLHIEALKSLYASGLLEEVEERALTFLLLSKRKRF
- a CDS encoding dihydroorotase; the protein is MKLLIKKGRIIDPSQGIDQVADLLIEEGKIKGIADEIPSDPYTKVFWAEGKWVLPGLVDIHVHLREPGQEWKEDIETGTKAALYGGILRVACMPNTNPPNDNPEITEYILKRAQEKGYVKVYPIACITKAQKGEEIAEFGRLKQAGAVAVSDDGKWVPNSEVMKRAMLYAKQFDLTVISHCEDPFLSQGGQINEGYFSAKLGLKGIPWSAEVSAVVRDLLLAKETGKAIHLAHLSCKEVLPFLRWAKEENVPFTAETCPHYFTLTEKEVEEYNTLAKVNPPLRTEQDVIAIKQALKEGLIQVIASDHAPHSVLEKEVEFNLASPGMIGLQTLLPLSVRLVKEGWLTPLKLAEYLISNPAKVINVDPPSFKSGKKAEVILFDPEKTYVLDETLIQSKSKNTPFLGKKLQGITLLAVIEEKVWDFTQGV
- a CDS encoding aspartate carbamoyltransferase catalytic subunit, whose amino-acid sequence is MDLSPKPQHLLDIASLSSEEIISFLELGETLKEVLKRPIPKVPTLRGRLVVLLFYEPSTRTRFSFDRAAKALSADILTFSAKGSSIEKGESLLDTVKNLEAIGAELLVIRHPIEGAPHFIAKHSKISVVNAGDGTHEHPTQALLDLLTVKEKLGTFLGLKVAILGDIKHSRVARSDILAFQKMGAKVYVSGPAHLLPTPLEEDYFRISSDGFKVCYDPKEALKEADVVIALRVQKERHGKALVPSLVEYQTFFGLTFKNLDLLKPGALLMHPGPINWGVELSPEIEKYPFQVILDQVENGVAIRMAILLKLLTGGKPYEATH